The DNA segment CTTTTTCGCCATCAAGCTCGGCGAGAAGCAGGGATCACAAGAAAAAACCTATGGTTATAAGCGCTTTGAAATTATTTCTGCGGCATTAAATGGAATCACGCTAGTTGTCATTTCTCTTTATATCTTTTATGAGGCTATTCACCGATTTATTGATCCGCCAGAGGTACAAAGCACGGGTATGTTAATAATTTCTGTACTAGGCTTACTGGTTAACATAGTTGCTGCTTGGATATTAATGAAAGGCGATAAAGATGAGAACCTGAATGTGAGAAGTGCCTTTTTACATGTGCTAGGAGATATGCTAGGGTCCGTGGGAGCTATTGTTGCGGCACTTCTAATCATGTTTTTTGGCTGGGGAATTGCCGATCCGATTGCCAGTGTGATTGTGGCTGTTTTAATCATAATTAGTGGGTATAGGGTAACAAAGGATTCTTTTCATATTTTGATGGAGGGTGCCCCAGAGCAAATCGATACGAATCAAGTAAAAACAGCACTTGGTAAAATTCCACTGGTGAAGGAAGTCCATGATTTGCATATTTGGACGATTACTTCAGGTTACCCGGTTTTAAGCTGCCATATGACGATCTGTGATGACGGTGTCCATGATGAAATCTTAGCCCAATCACAAAAAATTCTTCATGATGAATTTCACATCGAGCATAGTACGATCCAGGTTGAAAGAGAATGCATTGGCTGTCCCAGCCCACATGGGACTTGTAATTAAGGTCAAAGACATCTGAAAAGGATGTCTTTTTTTCTTGTATAAAGGGATGGCGTCAGTCCACAATACCGTAAAATTATTTTGAAAAATTCAATTGACAACCATTATCATTGGAAATAAAATAGTATAAAGATAAGTGAAAATGAGATTCATTATCAATTGAAATCCGTCAAGGAGGAATATCATGGGCAAAAATATATTACATAAAATTATGATCCTTCTACTAATAGTCGGATTTGGAGTACATAATCCAGCATTAGCTGCCGGGAATGCTAAAGAAGATATTTTGAAAGCTGAAGAATCGGTAGATGAGGCAATTGGCTATGCTACCGAAGGAAATCTTTCAGAGGCAGAGAAGGCATATGAACGATTTAATAAAACCTGGAGAGAAATTGAAGAAGGTATTAAAGCTGAATCAGCAACTGCCTATCGAGATATTGAATCAAATATGGGCAAGGTTGTTTATGCCTTTACGATAAAAAAACAGGATCAAGTTTTACAGGCCTTGCAAAATTTAAAGGCTGTTAATGTAAAAGTAGCTAATGGCGGCTATCCAAAAGAGGCGGGCTTTAAGAAAAAAGATATAACCTTAGAAGAATTTATTCTTTTGTTACAAAATACAAAAAAAGAAATTAAAAACGAAAAGCGAACTCAAGCCATTTCAAGCATTCAAAAGGCAAGTGATAGTTGGCTAAGCGTTGAAGGAATCGTAGTTGCACAATCTGCAAAAGTATACAGTGACTCGGAAAGAGATTTAGTTACGATCCAAGCAATGCTTACCGCTAATCCACCAAACTATGAGAAAGCAACTCAAACCATCGATAATATGGTAAATTACCTTACTCCTTTAGCGAGTAAATCTGAATACACGTATTGGGATGCGGCAATGATTCTCATTCGCGAAGGCTTAGAAGCTTTACTTGTAGTTATTGCTCTGATGTCTTTTGTGAAAAAATCAGGTCTGACAAAGGGGAAAGGCTGGATTTGGTCTGGAGTAGCAGCTGGTTTAGGTGTTAGTTTAATCCTTGCCCTGATTGTTAAGTTTGTTATTTCATCTGGTGCATTTGGCAATAACAACGCTCTAATAGGCGGATGGACAGGGGTATTTGCAGCAGTCATGTTATTGTACATGAGTTACTGGCTTCATAGTCAATCCAATATCGCTGATTGGAATCGCTATATTCGTGAAAAAAGTCAGACAGCAGTTACCACAGGCCGGCTTGTATCATTAGGTATTCTTGCCTTTCTGGCGGTATTTCGTGAAGGAACGGAAACAGTATTATTTTATATAGGGATGGCGAGTCAAATTAAGCTCCAATCTCTTTTAATTGGGTTTTTAATTGGTGCTGCCATACTTGGGGTATTAGCCTATTTACTAATTATTGTTGGTCTTAAATTACCACTTCGTCCATTCTTTATGGTATCAAGTGTCATCGTTTTTTATCTATGTGTTAAATTTACTGGAATGGGTATTCATAGCCTGCAATTGGCGGGATTAATCCCAACCACAAATTCACAAAATATCCCAAGTATAGATTTCTTTGCTTTATATCCAACATGGGAAAGCACGATCCCACAGGTCATTCTTGTCCTCGGTGCAGTTTTCATTATTCTATTTAAAAGATTAAAAACTAAAAATGTAATGACAGCAGCAGAAAATAATTAATAGAGAAAGTAGGATAAAAATTATGAAAAAATTAACATCAATGGTTGTAGCCTTTGGTCTTGGAAGTGCATTATTTTTAGCGGGATGTAGTTCTACTGAAAGTAAAGTATCTGATGGGGTAAATGAAATGCTAGAGACAACTGGGCAATTATCAAAAGCAATTGATAAGGGTGACCAAGCTAAGGTA comes from the Neobacillus sp. PS2-9 genome and includes:
- a CDS encoding cation diffusion facilitator family transporter; the encoded protein is MGHHHGHSHGHSHGHSHTSNKKALLSSFILIAAFMVVEVIGGLLTNSLALLSDAGHMLSDAAALGLSFFAIKLGEKQGSQEKTYGYKRFEIISAALNGITLVVISLYIFYEAIHRFIDPPEVQSTGMLIISVLGLLVNIVAAWILMKGDKDENLNVRSAFLHVLGDMLGSVGAIVAALLIMFFGWGIADPIASVIVAVLIIISGYRVTKDSFHILMEGAPEQIDTNQVKTALGKIPLVKEVHDLHIWTITSGYPVLSCHMTICDDGVHDEILAQSQKILHDEFHIEHSTIQVERECIGCPSPHGTCN
- a CDS encoding FTR1 family protein — translated: MGKNILHKIMILLLIVGFGVHNPALAAGNAKEDILKAEESVDEAIGYATEGNLSEAEKAYERFNKTWREIEEGIKAESATAYRDIESNMGKVVYAFTIKKQDQVLQALQNLKAVNVKVANGGYPKEAGFKKKDITLEEFILLLQNTKKEIKNEKRTQAISSIQKASDSWLSVEGIVVAQSAKVYSDSERDLVTIQAMLTANPPNYEKATQTIDNMVNYLTPLASKSEYTYWDAAMILIREGLEALLVVIALMSFVKKSGLTKGKGWIWSGVAAGLGVSLILALIVKFVISSGAFGNNNALIGGWTGVFAAVMLLYMSYWLHSQSNIADWNRYIREKSQTAVTTGRLVSLGILAFLAVFREGTETVLFYIGMASQIKLQSLLIGFLIGAAILGVLAYLLIIVGLKLPLRPFFMVSSVIVFYLCVKFTGMGIHSLQLAGLIPTTNSQNIPSIDFFALYPTWESTIPQVILVLGAVFIILFKRLKTKNVMTAAENN